The Lepeophtheirus salmonis chromosome 1, UVic_Lsal_1.4, whole genome shotgun sequence genome has a segment encoding these proteins:
- the LOC121128722 gene encoding LOW QUALITY PROTEIN: beta-1,3-galactosyltransferase 5-like (The sequence of the model RefSeq protein was modified relative to this genomic sequence to represent the inferred CDS: deleted 1 base in 1 codon): MFHIFETTLRCFNRGSYRKRRLIFTNKYIAGRGRKSYCFFTVLVGCIFWILFINKKYLMKNFLEDDWWSGSPIWDEDKKPHLNPHVFQFLLDSPTICSKNENVDLLVMVSSAYHHLDRRDAIRNSWGSKKWREPRNIKVVFLLGHVTNKQSDIYVENNKNNDIIQEDFKDTYYNLTLKTVMGLKWTSIYCPQAKFVLKTDDDMFISIPTLHTALQKDLHFDKHIVGCIKNNPETAPQPIPSSSKFQSLPHAHPLFVAGAGYMLPGQGLIRDLYYASLRTGFFAIEDVFTTAHVASRIGLHPPVHDSRFSCGEMSPINYEKLDFVQNCKRLKYKFTEHKVKPEDMNSLYSILNSNDCMDMEVR, encoded by the exons ATGTTTCATATCTTTGAAACAACTCTCCGATGCTTTAATCGAGGAAGCTATAGGAAGAGGCGCCTCATATTCACTAACAAATACATTGCTGGCCGAGGACGAAAATCCTACTGTTTCTTCACAGTTTTAGTGGGATGTATCTTTTGGAtcctttttatcaataaaaagtaccttatgaagaattttttagAGGATGATTGGTGGTCGGGTTCACCGATATGGGACGAAGATAAAAAACCACATCTAAATCCACACGTTTTTCAATTTCTCCTGGATTCACCAACAATTTGCTCCAAGAATGAGAATGTAGATTTATTAGTCATGGTTTCTTCTGCTTATCATCACTTGGATCGACGTGATGCAATTCGTAATTCATGGGGATCGAAGAAGTGGAGAGAACCACGAAATATTAAGGTTGTGTTTTTATTAGGACATGTCACAAATAAACAATCcgatatatatgtagaaaacaacaaaaacaatgaTATCATTCAGGAGGATTTTAAG gATACTTACTACAATTTGACTCTAAAGACAGTCATGGGCCTCAAATGGACATCGATTTATTGTCCCCAAGCAAAATTTGTACTAAAAACGGATGATGATATGTTTATTAGCATTCCAACTCTTCATACAGCCTTACAGAAGGATCTTCATTTTGATAAACACATTGTTG gttgtataaaaaataatccagaaACAGCTCCTCAACCAATTCCCTCTTCTTCCAAATTTCAATCTTTACCACATGCACATCCTCTATTTGTGGCTGGTGCAGGATACATGTTACCTGGTCAAGGATTAATTCGTGATTTGTACTACGCATCCCTTAGAACA ggtttttttgcaattgaagATGTTTTCACCACAGCTCATGTTGCATCCCGCATTGGGCTTCATCCTCCAGTGCATGACTCTAGATTTTCATGCGGAGAGATGAGTCCGATCAACTATGAAAAATTAGACTTTGTACAGAATTGTAAAAgacttaaatacaaatttacagaGCACAAAGTCAAGCCAGAGGATATGAATAGTCTTTAcagtattttaaatagtaatgattGTATGGATATGGAAGTTCGATGA
- the LOC121128704 gene encoding LOW QUALITY PROTEIN: spliceosome-associated protein CWC27 homolog (The sequence of the model RefSeq protein was modified relative to this genomic sequence to represent the inferred CDS: deleted 2 bases in 2 codons), with translation MSNIYVQEPPTQGKVLLETSVGDIEIELWAKECPKASRNFIQLCLENYYNKTNFFRVIRDFIVQGGDPTNTGNGGESVFEGGAFKDEFHSRLRFVRRGLVAMANSDKKDTNGSQFFFTMGQTPELQNKHTIFGKIAGDTIYNAMKLQEGEVEDETPVRPHKIYKTRVIHNPFPDVAPRKNFSSRDDKKKEKKSPESKMKAAKDFKLLSFGDEAEEEEDDLEETLKKEVSKPSGKSSHDLLEDPKLLKSSIKLENEDAESPERKLEETNEDTLISIRDKLKRKSIKKVIEIKSSSSEGESEDEEVKEKRRRKEEIQKEIKELKKSMRTDKGPLKDNLDGDSNLDEDQETEEEKKNEILKDFHLQQKKFKEIQSNLPKKKTVDREKLTMQLLEQFKTKLAQATEEEEPELKNEDDDSGWMSHKLMFKSDNPVLAKDASTKNDDWFDIYDPRNPINKRRRGDGSTSKRRK, from the exons ATGAGTAATATATACGTACAAGAGCCCCCAACTCAAGGAAAAGTCCTACTTGAAACATCTGTTGGGGACATTGAAATAGAACTATGGGCTAAAGAGTGTCCGAAAGCATCTAGAAACTTTATACAACTCTGTCtcgaaaattattataacaaaaca aatttttttaggGTAATCAGAGACTTTATTGTTCAAGGCGGAGATCCGACCAATACTGGAAATGGTGGTGAATCTGTGTTTGAAGGAGGAGCATTCAAGGATGAATTTCATAGTAGGCTGCGATTTGTTCGAAGGGGTCTCGTTGCAATGGCCAATTCAGACAAAAAGGATACGAATggaagtcagtttttttttactatgggTCAAACCCCTGAGTTACAAAATAAGCATACCATTTTTGGTAAGATCGCTGGTGATACCATTTATAATGCTATGAAGCTGCAAGAAGGAGAGGTCGAAGATGAAACTCCAGTTCGACCCCACAAAATATACAAGACTCGAGTAATTCATAATCCATTCCCTGATGTTGCTCCCCGCAAAAACTTTTCGTCAAGGGATgacaaaaagaaggaaaaaaaaagc CCAGAAAGTAAAATGAAGGCAGCTAAAGACTTTAAACTCCTCTCATTTGGAGATGAAGCtgaggaagaagaagatgatCTTGAAGAAACCTTGAAAAAAGAAGTAAGCAAACCCTCTGGAAAGTCATCTCATGACTTACTTGAGGATCCAAAACTATTAAAATCTTCCATTAAATTGGAAAATGAAGATGCAGAGTCACCAGAAAGGAAGTTAGAGGAAACAAATGAGGATACTTTAATAAGCATAcgtgataaattaaaaaggaaatccattaaaaaagttattgaaattaaaagttCTTCCTCTGAGGGAGAGAGTGAGGACGAGGAAGTGAAAGAGAAACGAAGGAGGAAGGAGGAGATTCAAAAGGAGATCAAGGAACTTAAAAAGTCAATGAGAACTGACAAAGGGCCTTTAAAAGACAACCTCGACGGTGATTCAAATTTAGATGAAGATCAGGAAAcagaagaagagaagaaaaatgaaatactcAAGGACTTTCATCTTCAACAAAAGAAATTCAAAGAAATCCAATCTAATTTACCTAAAAAGAAAACTGTGGATCGAGAAAAACTGACTATGCAGCTCTTGGAACAATTTAAGACAAAACTAGCCCAAGCAACAGAGGAGGAAGAGCCTGAGCTGAAGAATGAAGATGACGACTCAGGCTGGATGTCGCACAAATTAATGTTCAAAAGTGACAATCCTGTTCTAGCTAAGGATGCTTCTACCAAGAACGATGATTGGTTCGACATCTATGATCCAAGAAAtcctataaataaaagaagaaggggGGACGGATCCacttcaaaaagaagaaaataa
- the LOC121128714 gene encoding uncharacterized protein: MQPFPRFSILMRYFHASEAVSGSKKDYKALKKLNRRRLESHYERIDSSNPFKTNIGVANSLKFMELNEKDPGFETGRLLQGPEEEEIERLGDEVSEKRQRSVDKHYKQLLGKNEIKHIMEMKKLFPKPKDPNLLTWIEKETIRYLNKMDPNTWTPKALSESFTSADEIVIKKVLKSGGFIHPDRVDEHDKEVFLNWKLLKKDQLPIRSELKAQILSNNGSFQQPNAKLLPTDVTSQVIANNIERFAPLPRKIKKGPFGSIISEYKHKTRTLEREKKEDEGDVHILPNLFKNDQLIFDEANINEPSPYRETALLDTSINLSKEPHMTANEFKEVYFKSKANKENIELVLKSEINPIKRKYFQWIQEETVKSSHESEAVKLDADEIIKEIK; the protein is encoded by the exons ATGCAGCCTTTCCCCCGATTTTCAATTCTAATGAGATACTTTCATGCCTCCGAGGCAGTTTCAGGGAGTAAAAAGGACTATAAAGCTCTAAAAAAGCTTAACCGCCGCCGATTGGAGAGCCACTACGAACGTATAGATTCATCCAACCCTTTCAAAACCAACATTGGAGTCGCCAATTCCTTAAAGTTTATGGAATTGAATGAGAAGGATCCTGGTTTTGAGACAGGAAGACTACTCCAGGGTCCAGAGGAGGAAGAGATTGAACGTTTGGGAGATGAAGTGAGTGAAAAGCGACAAAGATCTGTGGACAAGCATTACAAg caaTTATTGggtaaaaatgagataaaacacattatggaaatgaaaaagttattccCAAAGCCAAAGGATCCCAATTTACTTACATGGATTGAAAAAGAAACCATtcgatatttgaataaaatggatCCCAATACTTGGACACCTAAAGCACTCTCTGAGAGCTTCACCTCCGCAGATGAAATCGTCATCAAAAAAGTTCTCAAGTCCGGAGGTTTTATTCACCCAGACCGAGTAGATGAGCATGACAAGGAAGTATTTCTGAATTGGAAACTCTTGAAAAAAGATCAGTTACCCATTCGGAGTGAATTGAAAGCACAAATACTTTCCAACAATGGCTCCTTCCAACAGCCAAACGCCAAACTTTTACCTACAGATGTGACAAGCCAAGTGATTGCAAATAACATTGAAAGATTTGCTCCTCTACCcaggaagataaaaaaaggaccttttggctcaattatatccgaatataaacataaaaccAGGACTTTAGAAcgagagaaaaaagaagatgaaggaGATGTTCATATTTTaccaaatttgtttaaaaacgatcaattaatatttgacgAAGCTAATATAAACGAGCCTAGTCCATATAGAGAAACGGCACTATTAGATACTTCCATTAATTTATCGAAAGAACCTCACATGACGGCTAATGAGTTTAAAGAGGTATATTTCAAATCAAAGGCAAACAAGGAAAACATTGAACTCGTTCTTAAATCTGAAATAAAtcctattaaaagaaaatactttcaaTGGATTCAAGAAGAAACTGTCAAGTCTAGCCATGAATCAGAAGCTGTAAAGCTAGATGCAGATGAAATAATCaaggaaataaaatga
- the LOC121128761 gene encoding adenosine deaminase-like protein, protein MDFLRSMPKIELHAHLSGSVPIGFLNDLISDAVKAEVDYTYDYFPKVHSVLSSRGPLEKAIQKVFSDFRDDGVVYLELRSSPRVGLDYSKEDYIRLLVQIIQKEAQDFSPMMVKFLISIDRSKGLKEAHENIELFLKTSLEFPQIIVGLDVGGDPTKGDIKSLLSLIKAKKQTRDFKVTIHCGEEPNSSEIKDIINFKPDRIGHGINVSPSDAKDIPWEVCLTSNIKTGGFQSYEDHVLKSLYENNIPFSICTDDSGFFDTILSTEYSHMKRSVIPQITNKDIFCIAQKSIDYIFSDDLVKNQLKQLFSDWENKNEKYF, encoded by the exons ATGGATTTCCTGAGATCCATGCCCAAAATAGAACTCCATGCCCATTTGAGTGGATCTGTGCCCATAGGGTTTTTAAACGATCTCATCTCTGATGCCGTCAAAGCTGAGGTGGACTACACCTATGACTATTTCCCAAAGGTCCATTCTGTTCTCTCCTCCAGAGGTCCTCTTGAAAAAGCGATCCAAAAGGTATTTTCCGACTTTCGAGATGACGGAGTCGTGTATTTAGAGCTACGCTCCTCGCCCCGAGTTGGCTTAGACTACTCCAAAGAGGATTACATACGTCTACTTGTGCAGATCATTCAAAAGGAGGCTCAAGATTTTTCCCCAATGATGGTCAAATTTTTGATCAGCATTGATAGATCCAAAGGCCTGAAGG agGCTCATGAAAATATAGAGCTTTTCCTGAAAACATCTCTTGAGTTCCCTCAAATCATTGTGGGGCTTGACGTGGGTGGAGATCCAACTAAAGGAGATATTAAGTCCTTATTATCCCTCATCAAGGCGAAGAAACAAACCAGGGATTTTAAAGTGACCATTCATTGTGGTGAAGAACCCAATAGTTCAGAAATAAAAGACATCATCAACTTTAAGCCAGACAGAATAGGTCATGGAATAAATGTATCTCCGTCTGACGCAAAGGATATTCCTTGGGAGGTGTGtctaacttcaaatattaaaaccgGTGGTTTTCAATCCTATGAAGATCATGTGTTAAAGTCtctatatgaaaataatataccGTTTAGTATTTGTACGGATGACAGTGGTTTCTTTGATACAATACTCTCTACTGAATATAGTCACATGAAAAGAAGTGTGATCCCTCAGATTACCAATAAGGACATTTTTTGCATAGCTCAAAAATCTATTGATTATATCTTTAGTGATGACTTGGTAAAAAACCAATTGAAGCAATTATTTTCTgattgggaaaataaaaatgaaaaatatttctaa
- the LOC121128749 gene encoding probable cytosolic iron-sulfur protein assembly protein Ciao1 has translation MSYDEAKLTCISTLEGHKFRIWHCAWSPKGTLLASCGEDKTIHIWGPEDHASTKGPWALRSVLTDGHDRSIRHVAWSPCGNYLASSSFDGTTVIWSRKDKVDFESLTTLEGHESEVKCSAWSPSGSFLASCSRDKTTLIWGIDFDEDESDAFSCNEVLQAHSQDIKRVVWHPNLDVLVSCSYDDKIKIYKEDGFDWIVNATLTSHTSTVWSVDFNSDGSRLASVSEDKTLKIWNKFDSGNDLKIGFDNDEPTWKCVCTIDGDHQRGIYDVSWNKLTDLIATACADNGVRIYKESTSENSNESPNFELIHCNREAHNQDVNAISWNPAHPELLATASDDSIIKIWCFS, from the exons ATGTCGTATGATGAAGCAAAACTAACGTGCATATCTACCTTAGAAGGACATAAATTTCGAATTTGGCACTGTGCATGGAGCCCCAAAGGAACACTGCTTGCGTCCTGTGGTGAGGACAAAACTATTCATATTTGGGGTCCTGAGGATCATGCATCTACTAAAGGGCCCTGGGCTCTGAGATCCGTTTTAACTGATGGTCATGATAGGTCAATAAGACATGTGGCGTGGTCTCCATGTGGGAATTACCTTGCCTCCTCTTCATTTGATGGGACTACTGTCATTTGGAGTCGAAAAGATAAAGTAGACTTTGAGTCCTTAACAACATTAGAAGGACATGAAAGCGAAGTAAAATGCTCGGCTTGGTCTCCTTCTGGATCTTTCTTAGCTTCTTGTTCTAGAGATAAGACAACTTTGATCTGGGGTATCGACTTCGATGAGGATGAAAGCGATGCTTTTTCCTGCAATGAGGTACTACAGGCTCATTCTCAGGATATTAAGCGTGTTGTTTGGCATCCAAATTTAGATGTGTTAGTATCCTGTTCATATGacgataaaattaaaatctacaaaGAGGATGGCTTTGACTGGATCGTGAATGCTACTCTTACTTCACATACATCGACAGTTTGGAGTGTTGACTTTAATAGTGATGGTTCTCGTTTGGCGTCCGTATCAGAGGATAAAACActtaaaatttggaataaatttgaCTCTGGTAATGATTTGAAGATTGGGTTTGATAATGACGAACCTACATGGAAATGTGTTTGTACCATTGATGGTGATCATCAGAG ggggATTTATGATGTGTCATGGAATAAGTTAACAGATTTAATTGCCACAGCATGTGCCGATAATGGAGTACGTATATATAAAGAATCTACATCTGAAAATAGTAATGAATCTCCCAATTTTGAGCTCATTCATTGCAATCGGGAGGCTCATAATCAAGATGTAAACGCTATATCGTGGAATCCAGCTCATCCGGAACTCCTAGCAACAGCTTCAGATGATAGCATCATTAAGATTTGGTGTTTTTCGTAA
- the LOC121128765 gene encoding uncharacterized protein isoform X2 — translation MTNDMELVNKIFSEPNLDNLQKDLRALDPHLKESLRMLESMTKSSSGCWSDNSSSSSSDNGRLFNRGGRNPWAGPIMRPYSSVTKGSNLRGDAPVFMPSSYAAAVSKVPRMPSLESTPRFVVPIVRKTRPPFSNNNDKPIPDITANNLPRPPIRMTPATLKKFSTPEIVLPVFQASFQISAKSINTTLYNTHASFRKHCEFCKNNGCRIDQYQSHCLRNPLTGRVICPVLREYVCEVCKSTGDDAHIESNCPLNLIAKDNPTLVKLTLHNGLSEAKTR, via the exons atgacGAATGATATGGAATTGGTGAATAAGATTTTTTCTGAACCTAACTTGGATAACTTACAAAAGGATCTAAGGGCCCTAGATCCTCATCTTAAGGAATCCCTGAGAATGTTAGAATCAATGACTAAAAGTTCGTCGGGTTGCTGGTCAGATAATAGTAGTAGCTCCAGTTCAGATAATGGAAGACTCTTTAATAGAGGAGGAAGAAATCCCTGGGCTGGACCTATAATGAGACCCTACTCTTCAGTTACAAAAGGTTCTAATTTGAGAGGGGATGCCCCCGTGTTTATGCCTTCCTCTTATGCTGCTGCAGTTTCTAAAGTCCCAAG AATGCCCTCTCTCGAATCGACTCCAAGATTTGTTGTTCCAATTGTCAGAAAGACGAGACCACCATTTTCAAACAACAATGATAAGCCAATTCCTGACATAACTGCAAACAATTTACCCCGTCCTCCCATCAGGATGACACCAGCAACTCTCAAAAAATTTTCTACTCCAGAAATAGTTTTGCCCGTATTTCAAGCATCCTTTCAAATATCAGCAAAGTCCATTAATACTACCTTATATAATACTCACGCTTCTTTTAGGAAGCACTgcgaattttgtaaaaataatggatgTAGAATAGATCAGTACCAAAGTCATTGTCTGAGGAATCCCCTTACGGGTCGAGTTATATGCCCCGTTCTAAGAGAATACGTATGTGAAGTATGTAAGAGTACAGGGGATGATGCTCACATTGAGAGCAATTGTCCATTAAATTTGATTGCAAAGGATAATCCTACTTTAGTAAAGTTGACACTCCACAATGGACTTTCAGAGGCCAAAACCCGataa
- the LOC121128765 gene encoding uncharacterized protein isoform X1, with protein sequence MTNDMELVNKIFSEPNLDNLQKDLRALDPHLKESLRMLESMTKSSSGCWSDNSSSSSSDNGRLFNRGGRNPWAGPIMRPYSSVTKGSNLRGDAPVFMPSSYAAAVSKVPSRMPSLESTPRFVVPIVRKTRPPFSNNNDKPIPDITANNLPRPPIRMTPATLKKFSTPEIVLPVFQASFQISAKSINTTLYNTHASFRKHCEFCKNNGCRIDQYQSHCLRNPLTGRVICPVLREYVCEVCKSTGDDAHIESNCPLNLIAKDNPTLVKLTLHNGLSEAKTR encoded by the exons atgacGAATGATATGGAATTGGTGAATAAGATTTTTTCTGAACCTAACTTGGATAACTTACAAAAGGATCTAAGGGCCCTAGATCCTCATCTTAAGGAATCCCTGAGAATGTTAGAATCAATGACTAAAAGTTCGTCGGGTTGCTGGTCAGATAATAGTAGTAGCTCCAGTTCAGATAATGGAAGACTCTTTAATAGAGGAGGAAGAAATCCCTGGGCTGGACCTATAATGAGACCCTACTCTTCAGTTACAAAAGGTTCTAATTTGAGAGGGGATGCCCCCGTGTTTATGCCTTCCTCTTATGCTGCTGCAGTTTCTAAAGTCCCAAG tagAATGCCCTCTCTCGAATCGACTCCAAGATTTGTTGTTCCAATTGTCAGAAAGACGAGACCACCATTTTCAAACAACAATGATAAGCCAATTCCTGACATAACTGCAAACAATTTACCCCGTCCTCCCATCAGGATGACACCAGCAACTCTCAAAAAATTTTCTACTCCAGAAATAGTTTTGCCCGTATTTCAAGCATCCTTTCAAATATCAGCAAAGTCCATTAATACTACCTTATATAATACTCACGCTTCTTTTAGGAAGCACTgcgaattttgtaaaaataatggatgTAGAATAGATCAGTACCAAAGTCATTGTCTGAGGAATCCCCTTACGGGTCGAGTTATATGCCCCGTTCTAAGAGAATACGTATGTGAAGTATGTAAGAGTACAGGGGATGATGCTCACATTGAGAGCAATTGTCCATTAAATTTGATTGCAAAGGATAATCCTACTTTAGTAAAGTTGACACTCCACAATGGACTTTCAGAGGCCAAAACCCGataa
- the LOC121128740 gene encoding beta-catenin-like protein 1, whose translation MDVNELLNFKPKMAPKRPLNTVEDEYEDNPDETYEMRAAKKLKAKSAAKKRLEEERLAVLEAEVEQQSRKNPSVENDDDDDEVMEDEDRGLDDELNESKLKKIVLTFEKKTLKNQELRIKYPDSPEKFMDSEVNLHDSVQDLRIIATAPYLYPALVNLQIIPSLLGLLSHENSDISIAVIDLIQELTDIDTLHESQDGADALIQTLSNNQIAPLLVQNLERLSTLSDDDNDGIHNTLAIIENLIEFRPQMCREAVDAGILVWLTKRLKVRIEFDANKLYASEILSILLQHEEKNRATFGEMNGAIDSMLQQLAFYKRHEPNSVEENEMLENVFDCLCSLLLHAPNRDRFLKGEGLQLMNLMLREKKSSRNGALKVLTHALSGHQGKDCCNKLVDVLGLRTIFPLFMKTPKKSKRKGVTADEHEERTVSIVSSLLRNIRTGTQRQRLLAKFTENDFEKVDRLLEMHFKYLEKVDATERLLLRQKEDLDEDETYLRRLEGGLFTLQLVDYIIMEICCNSGASTSNIKARVHQILNQRNANVKTIRNIVREYAGNLGQEQEGESDKQHLLQLVDKF comes from the coding sequence atGGATGTGAATGAATTGCTGAATTTTAAGCCTAAAATGGCTCCTAAACGACCATTGAACACTGTGGAAGATGAGTATGAAGATAATCCTGATGAAACATACGAAATGAGGGCTGCAAAGAAACTAAAAGCAAAAAGTGCAGCAAAGAAAAGATTGGAGGAAGAAAGATTGGCAGTACTTGAGGCTGAAGTTGAACAGCAATCCCGCAAAAATCCCTCAGTTGAAAATGATGACGATGATGATGAAGTAATGGAGGATGAGGATAGAGGTCTTGATGATGAATTGAATGAGTCtaaactcaaaaaaattgtactaacATTCGAGAAAAAAACACTGAAGAATCAAGAGCTTAGGATAAAATATCCCGATTCTCCAGAAAAATTTATGGACTCAGAAGTTAATCTTCACGATTCCGTTCAGGATCTGAGAATTATTGCAACAGCTCCTTATCTTTATCCAGCCTTGGTGAATCTTCAAATCATTCCTTCATTGTTAGGCCTCTTAAGTCATGAAAATTCTGATATTTCCATTGCAGTTATAGATTTAATCCAGGAATTAACGGATATTGATACCCTACATGAATCCCAAGATGGTGCGGATGCTCTAATTCAAACGCTCTCAAACAATCAAATTGCTCCCCTCTTAGTACAAAACCTTGAGCGTCTCTCCACCTTATCTGATGATGATAACGATGGAATTCACAATACACTAGCAATTATTGAAAATCTTATTGAATTTAGGCCACAAATGTGTAGAGAGGCGGTAGATGCAGGCATTTTAGTTTGGCTCACAAAACGACTGAAAGTAAGAATAGAATTTGATGCAAATAAACTGTACGCATCagaaattttatctattttactACAACATGAAGAAAAGAATCGTGCTACGTTTGGTGAAATGAATGGAGCCATTGATTCGATGCTTCAACAACTCGCCTTCTACAAGAGACATGAACCTAATTCTgtagaagaaaatgaaatgttaGAGAATGTCTTCGACTGTCTGTGTTCACTACTACTTCATGCTCCTAATAGGGATAGGTTTTTGAAGGGAGAAGGACTACAACTTATGAATCTCATGCTTCGTGAGAAGAAATCCTCCCGGAACGGTGCACTCAAGGTTCTCACACATGCTTTAAGTGGCCATCAAGGCAAGGACTGTTGCAATAAATTAGTCGACGTTTTAGGTCTTCGAACTATATTTCCTCTTTTTATGAAAACTCCCAAAAAGTCTAAGCGTAAAGGTGTGACAGCGGATGAACACGAAGAGCGCACAGTGTCAATTGTATCATCATTACTACGGAATATAAGGACGGGGACTCAGAGACAGAGACTTCTTGCAAAATTTACTGAAAATGACTTCGAAAAAGTGGATCGTCTCCTCGAAATGCATTTCAAGTATCTTGAGAAAGTAGATGCGACGGAAAGGCTTCTTTTGCGTCAAAAAGAGGATCTTGACGAAGATGAAACTTATTTACGACGACTGGAGGGAGGATTATTTACTCTTCAGCTTGTGGACTATATTATCATGGAAATATGTTGCAACTCAGGAGCTTCCACCTCAAACATTAAGGCCAGAGTTCACCAAATATTGAATCAGAGAAACGCTAATGTaaaaacaattagaaatatCGTCAGAGAATATGCTGGAAATCTTGGTCAAGAACAAGAAGGAGAATCAGACAAACAACATCTCCTTCAATTAGTtgataaattctaa